A genomic region of Mycolicibacterium poriferae contains the following coding sequences:
- a CDS encoding TetR/AcrR family transcriptional regulator: MPYTASRGPGRPPAAKAAETRERIVRAAREVFSELGYDAATFQAIAVRADLTRPAINHYFASKRVLWAEVVRQTDEAIVSAGIARAQEQTGLIGRLSAFLSAATQADVEDRAAAAFLVTSVLETQRHPELVSEEHDPLRNSRAFVTWAVNDAIARGELSDDTDVDHLVEMLVAVVWGMGFYAGFVGDRSELGAVVHKLELLLANKLWNLSE, translated from the coding sequence GTGCCGTATACGGCTAGTCGAGGTCCAGGTCGCCCTCCCGCAGCGAAGGCTGCTGAGACGCGCGAGCGCATTGTGCGTGCTGCTCGTGAAGTTTTCAGCGAACTTGGCTACGACGCTGCGACATTTCAGGCCATCGCGGTCCGCGCTGACCTCACCCGTCCCGCCATCAATCACTACTTCGCCAGCAAACGAGTCCTGTGGGCCGAGGTGGTTCGGCAGACCGATGAGGCGATTGTTAGCGCGGGGATCGCGCGGGCGCAGGAGCAGACCGGGTTGATCGGGAGGCTGTCGGCGTTCCTGTCGGCTGCGACGCAGGCCGACGTCGAGGACCGCGCCGCGGCGGCGTTCCTGGTGACCTCGGTGCTGGAGACCCAGCGGCACCCCGAGCTGGTCAGCGAGGAGCACGATCCGCTGCGAAATTCCCGCGCCTTCGTCACCTGGGCGGTCAACGATGCGATCGCCCGCGGCGAGCTCAGCGACGACACCGATGTCGACCATCTGGTCGAGATGCTGGTCGCGGTGGTGTGGGGGATGGGCTTCTACGCCGGCTTCGTCGGCGATCGCTCGGAGCTCGGCGCGGTGGTGCACAAGCTCGAACTGCTGCTGGCCAACAAACTCTGGAATCTCAGCGAGTAG
- a CDS encoding SAM-dependent methyltransferase produces the protein MSSLRTDNDTWDIASSVGATAVMVAAARAAETARDGALINDPYAKILVADAGTGAWEYMLDDDFIAKVAEADAELAPLFEHMGNYQAVRTHFFDDFFARAVEAGIRQVVILAAGLDSRAFRLPWPAGTTVYEIDQPKVLEYKSATLAAHRVQPSADRREVPIDLRQDWPAALRDAGFDPAAPTAWLAEGLLMYLPADAQDRLFAQVTELSAPGSRVAAESMGMHAEDRRERMRERFAALTAQFGIDEPMDIAELTYEDPDRAEVADWLSAHGWRAQRVESKDEMRRLDRLVEIVDADEDSFSAFTTAERV, from the coding sequence ATGAGTTCACTGCGCACCGACAACGACACCTGGGACATCGCCTCCAGCGTCGGCGCGACCGCCGTCATGGTCGCCGCCGCGCGGGCCGCGGAAACAGCGCGCGACGGCGCTCTGATCAACGACCCCTATGCCAAGATCCTGGTCGCCGACGCCGGCACGGGCGCCTGGGAGTACATGCTCGACGACGACTTCATCGCCAAGGTGGCCGAAGCCGACGCCGAGCTGGCGCCGCTGTTCGAGCACATGGGCAACTACCAGGCGGTGCGCACCCACTTCTTCGACGACTTCTTCGCCCGCGCGGTCGAGGCCGGCATCCGCCAGGTCGTCATCCTGGCCGCCGGCCTGGACTCCCGGGCGTTCCGGCTGCCGTGGCCGGCCGGCACCACGGTGTACGAGATCGACCAGCCCAAGGTGCTCGAGTACAAGTCAGCCACGCTGGCCGCCCACCGCGTCCAGCCCAGCGCCGACCGCCGCGAAGTTCCCATCGACCTGCGCCAGGACTGGCCGGCCGCGCTGCGGGACGCCGGCTTCGATCCCGCGGCGCCGACCGCCTGGCTGGCCGAGGGGCTGCTGATGTACCTGCCCGCCGACGCCCAGGACCGGCTCTTCGCCCAGGTCACCGAGCTGAGTGCGCCGGGCAGCCGGGTGGCCGCCGAATCCATGGGCATGCACGCCGAGGACCGCCGCGAGCGAATGCGGGAACGGTTCGCCGCGCTCACCGCGCAATTCGGCATCGATGAGCCGATGGACATCGCCGAACTGACCTACGAGGACCCGGACCGCGCCGAGGTGGCCGACTGGCTGTCCGCGCACGGCTGGCGCGCGCAGCGGGTCGAGTCGAAAGACGAGATGCGTCGCCTGGACCGGCTCGTCGAGATCGTCGATGCGGACGAGGATTCGTTCTCGGCGTTCACCACCGCCGAGCGGGTCTGA
- a CDS encoding aldehyde dehydrogenase family protein: MTTESVAPVGVSSTTTDIPATVRRLRQTFATGRTRSVEWRKGQLRALERLMTENETAIADALDKDLGRSPFEAWLADVASTAGEAAFAAKNVGKWMKRRHRLLEMSQLPGRGWVEHEPYGTVLIIGAWNFPFALTLGPAVGAIAAGNTVVLKPSEVAPASAALMAELVPRYLDKDAIAVIEGDGAVSQELIAQGFDHLLFTGGTEIGRKVYEGAAAHLTPVTLELGGKSPVIVSADADVEVAAKRIAWTKLINSGQICIAPDYVIAEAPIRDQLVDRIRAAVQEFEAGNAAGKKIVNERHFNRLTTALAATKGQVAVGGGSDPAGLKIQPTVVVDPDPGEPLMTDEIFGPILPIVTVQSLTEAIDFVNARPKPLAAYLFTKTKAVRERVIREVPAGGMVINHLLFHFATHKLPFGGVGPSGLGAYHGKFGFEEFSHRKSVMTKPTRPDIAAFIYPPYTEKAWKLARKLF; the protein is encoded by the coding sequence ATGACCACCGAATCCGTCGCGCCCGTCGGGGTGAGCAGCACGACGACCGACATTCCGGCAACGGTGCGCCGCCTGCGGCAGACGTTCGCCACCGGGCGCACCCGCAGCGTCGAGTGGCGGAAGGGCCAGCTCCGCGCGCTGGAGCGGCTGATGACCGAGAACGAGACGGCGATCGCCGACGCGCTCGACAAGGACCTGGGCCGCTCGCCGTTCGAGGCGTGGTTGGCCGACGTGGCCAGCACCGCCGGGGAGGCCGCCTTCGCCGCCAAGAACGTCGGCAAGTGGATGAAGCGCCGGCACCGGCTGCTCGAGATGTCCCAGCTGCCCGGCCGGGGCTGGGTGGAACACGAACCGTACGGCACCGTGTTGATCATCGGCGCGTGGAACTTCCCGTTCGCGCTCACCCTCGGCCCGGCCGTCGGGGCCATCGCCGCGGGCAACACCGTGGTACTCAAGCCCTCCGAGGTCGCCCCGGCGTCCGCGGCGCTGATGGCCGAGCTGGTGCCGCGCTATCTCGACAAGGACGCCATCGCCGTCATCGAGGGCGACGGCGCGGTCAGCCAGGAGCTCATCGCCCAGGGCTTCGATCACCTGCTGTTCACCGGCGGCACCGAGATCGGCCGCAAGGTCTACGAGGGGGCCGCGGCGCACCTGACCCCGGTCACGCTGGAGCTCGGCGGCAAGAGCCCGGTGATCGTGTCCGCCGACGCCGACGTCGAGGTCGCCGCCAAGCGCATCGCCTGGACCAAGCTGATCAACTCCGGGCAGATCTGCATCGCCCCGGACTACGTCATCGCCGAGGCGCCCATCCGCGACCAGCTGGTCGACCGGATCCGCGCGGCCGTACAGGAATTCGAGGCTGGCAACGCCGCGGGCAAGAAGATCGTCAACGAACGCCACTTCAACCGGCTGACCACCGCGCTGGCCGCCACCAAGGGGCAGGTCGCCGTCGGCGGCGGCTCCGATCCGGCGGGCCTGAAGATCCAGCCCACGGTGGTGGTCGACCCGGACCCGGGCGAACCGCTGATGACCGACGAGATCTTTGGTCCCATCCTGCCCATCGTGACCGTGCAATCCCTCACCGAGGCAATCGATTTCGTCAACGCCCGGCCCAAGCCGCTGGCGGCCTACCTGTTCACCAAGACCAAGGCCGTACGCGAGCGCGTGATCCGGGAGGTGCCCGCCGGCGGCATGGTCATCAATCACCTGCTGTTCCACTTCGCCACCCACAAGCTGCCGTTCGGCGGTGTGGGGCCGTCCGGGCTGGGCGCCTACCACGGCAAGTTCGGGTTCGAGGAGTTCAGCCACCGCAAGTCGGTCATGACCAAACCAACCCGACCCGACATCGCCGCCTTCATCTACCCCCCGTATACAGAGAAGGCGTGGAAGCTGGCGCGCAAGCTCTTCTGA
- a CDS encoding SDR family oxidoreductase — protein sequence MPGVQDRVIVVTGAGGGLGREYALTLAKEGASVVVNDLGGARDGTGAGHNMADEVVKEIKDAGGRAVANYDSVAEPEGAENIIKTAVDEFGKVDGVVSNAGILRDGTFHKMEFANWDAVLKVHLYGGYNVIRAAWPHFRENGFGRVVVATSTSGLFGNFGQANYGAAKLGLVGLINTLAQEGAKYNIKANAVAPIAATRMTQDILPPEVFEKLTPEYVAPVVAYLCTEEMPETASVFIVGGGKVQRVALFQNGGVTFTEVPSVDDIAGRWDEIADLSAAERATFSLG from the coding sequence GTGCCAGGAGTGCAGGATCGTGTCATCGTCGTCACGGGCGCCGGCGGCGGATTGGGGCGTGAGTACGCGCTGACGCTCGCCAAGGAGGGCGCCAGCGTCGTCGTCAACGACCTCGGCGGCGCGCGCGACGGCACGGGCGCCGGCCACAACATGGCCGACGAGGTGGTCAAGGAGATCAAGGACGCCGGCGGTCGGGCGGTCGCGAACTACGACTCCGTCGCCGAGCCCGAGGGTGCGGAGAACATCATCAAGACCGCCGTCGACGAGTTCGGCAAGGTCGACGGTGTGGTCAGCAACGCCGGCATCCTGCGCGACGGCACCTTCCACAAGATGGAGTTCGCCAACTGGGACGCGGTGCTCAAAGTGCACCTGTACGGCGGATACAACGTGATCCGGGCGGCGTGGCCGCACTTCCGCGAGAACGGTTTCGGCCGCGTCGTGGTCGCCACCTCGACCAGCGGGCTGTTCGGCAACTTCGGGCAGGCCAACTACGGCGCCGCCAAGCTCGGCCTGGTCGGGCTGATCAACACGCTGGCCCAGGAGGGCGCCAAGTACAACATCAAAGCCAACGCCGTGGCCCCGATCGCGGCCACCCGCATGACGCAGGACATCCTGCCGCCCGAGGTGTTCGAGAAGCTCACCCCCGAGTACGTCGCTCCGGTGGTGGCCTACCTGTGCACCGAGGAGATGCCCGAGACTGCGTCGGTGTTCATCGTCGGCGGCGGCAAGGTCCAGCGGGTCGCGCTGTTCCAGAACGGCGGCGTCACGTTCACCGAGGTGCCCTCGGTGGACGACATCGCCGGTCGGTGGGACGAGATCGCCGACCTGTCGGCGGCCGAGCGCGCCACGTTCAGCCTGGGCTGA
- a CDS encoding NADPH:quinone oxidoreductase family protein, with protein sequence MKALVAQELSGPAGLVYTDAPDPANPDQVVIDVGAAGVCFPDLLLLRGEYQMRLDPPFVPGMEVAGVVRSAPQKSGFSAGQRVSAFTMLGGYAEQVGVAPDAVVPTPADIDDASAASLLGNYYTMQFALQRRGALHPGETVLVLGSAGGVGTAAVQIAKAMGANVIAMVHRPGAVEFVESLGADAVLPLTDGWRDAVLAHTGGRGVDMVVDPVGGPAFDDAIRVLATEGRLLVIGFAAGGIPTVKVNRLLLRNVGVLGVGWGEFVNRTPGAQAEVGAALGALVEAGLRPPPPVRCPLAEGAAALQRLADGAVHGKLVLQP encoded by the coding sequence ATGAAAGCGCTTGTCGCGCAGGAGCTGTCAGGTCCGGCCGGATTGGTCTACACTGACGCCCCGGATCCGGCGAACCCGGACCAGGTGGTCATCGACGTCGGTGCGGCCGGCGTGTGCTTCCCGGACCTGCTGCTCCTGCGCGGTGAGTACCAGATGCGCCTCGACCCGCCCTTCGTGCCCGGCATGGAGGTCGCCGGCGTGGTGCGGTCCGCCCCGCAGAAATCCGGTTTCTCGGCCGGGCAACGGGTTTCGGCGTTCACGATGCTCGGCGGCTACGCCGAGCAGGTCGGCGTCGCGCCCGATGCGGTGGTGCCCACACCGGCCGACATCGACGACGCGTCGGCCGCCTCGCTGCTGGGCAACTACTACACCATGCAGTTCGCGCTGCAGCGCCGCGGCGCGTTGCACCCCGGCGAGACGGTGCTGGTTCTGGGCTCCGCCGGCGGGGTCGGCACCGCTGCCGTGCAGATCGCCAAAGCCATGGGCGCCAACGTCATCGCGATGGTGCACCGGCCCGGGGCCGTCGAGTTCGTGGAGTCACTCGGCGCCGACGCGGTGCTGCCGCTGACCGACGGCTGGCGCGACGCCGTGCTGGCCCACACCGGCGGACGCGGGGTGGACATGGTCGTCGACCCGGTCGGAGGTCCCGCCTTCGACGACGCGATCCGCGTGCTGGCCACCGAGGGCCGACTCCTGGTCATCGGGTTCGCCGCCGGCGGCATTCCCACCGTGAAGGTCAACCGACTGCTGCTGCGCAACGTCGGAGTCCTCGGCGTCGGCTGGGGAGAGTTCGTCAACCGAACCCCGGGCGCGCAGGCCGAGGTCGGCGCGGCGCTCGGGGCGCTTGTCGAGGCCGGGCTACGACCACCGCCGCCGGTGCGGTGCCCGCTGGCCGAGGGCGCCGCGGCGCTGCAGCGGCTGGCCGACGGCGCCGTGCACGGAAAGCTGGTGCTGCAGCCGTGA
- a CDS encoding haloacid dehalogenase type II has protein sequence MTSPHVLAFDVFGTVVDWHSSVTRELAAFGERNGVHADWARFATDWRAGYVPAMDRVRHGERPWTRLDTLHRERLLELLDAAGISAGDADIDHLNRAWHRLDPWPDAVAGLTRLKSSFTITTLSNGNVSLLTDMAKHARLPWDCVLSAELFGHYKPDPEAYLGCAELLDVSPGQVMLVAAHPADLRAARAAGLGTGFVYRPAEQGPGRTARRPPDGEFDVHAEDFLDLADQLGCPPGE, from the coding sequence GTGACCAGCCCCCATGTGCTCGCCTTCGACGTGTTCGGCACCGTCGTCGACTGGCACTCCAGCGTCACCCGCGAACTCGCGGCGTTCGGTGAGCGCAACGGTGTGCACGCGGACTGGGCCCGTTTCGCCACCGACTGGCGGGCGGGTTACGTCCCGGCGATGGACCGGGTCCGCCACGGCGAGCGGCCCTGGACCCGGCTGGACACGCTGCACCGCGAACGTCTGCTCGAGTTGCTCGACGCGGCCGGCATCAGCGCCGGGGATGCCGACATCGACCATCTCAACCGGGCGTGGCACCGCCTGGACCCGTGGCCCGACGCGGTCGCCGGATTGACCCGGCTCAAGAGCAGTTTCACGATCACCACGCTGTCCAACGGCAACGTCTCGCTGCTGACCGACATGGCCAAACACGCCCGCCTGCCGTGGGACTGCGTGCTGTCGGCCGAGCTCTTCGGCCACTACAAACCCGACCCCGAGGCATACCTGGGCTGCGCCGAACTGCTCGACGTGTCACCCGGCCAGGTGATGCTCGTCGCTGCGCACCCCGCGGACCTGCGCGCCGCCCGCGCCGCCGGGCTGGGCACGGGGTTCGTCTACCGTCCCGCCGAGCAGGGCCCGGGCCGCACCGCGCGACGGCCCCCCGACGGCGAATTCGACGTGCACGCAGAGGATTTCCTCGACCTCGCCGACCAGCTGGGCTGTCCGCCGGGCGAGTAG
- a CDS encoding methyltransferase domain-containing protein, with protein sequence MTATLPPALAAAQKLLADPPADPDISRGYLDLLGAQISDVPENTGLIQALWASPIGSLLYDNAQTVARRLLTAWQQPTEWLDLPAGGTALDVGCGPGNVTAALGRAVGPEGLALGVDISEPMLARAAAAEAGLNVGFLRADAQRLPLRDASVDAVTSIAMLQLIPDPATAIAEMVRVLRPGRRIAVMVPTAGRAASLIRLLPNGGAHAFGDDELADTFESLGLSSVRAKNTGTIQWVRGVKAA encoded by the coding sequence GTGACTGCGACACTCCCGCCCGCGCTGGCCGCGGCGCAGAAGCTGCTGGCCGATCCGCCCGCCGACCCGGACATCAGCCGGGGCTACCTGGACCTGCTGGGCGCCCAGATCAGCGATGTACCCGAGAACACCGGCCTGATCCAGGCGCTGTGGGCGTCGCCGATCGGCTCACTGCTCTACGACAACGCCCAGACCGTCGCCCGTCGCCTGCTGACCGCCTGGCAGCAGCCCACCGAATGGCTCGACCTGCCGGCCGGCGGCACCGCCCTCGACGTCGGCTGCGGGCCCGGCAATGTCACCGCCGCGCTGGGCCGCGCCGTCGGCCCCGAGGGGCTGGCGCTGGGCGTGGACATCTCCGAACCGATGCTGGCCCGCGCGGCGGCCGCCGAGGCCGGACTCAACGTCGGATTCCTGCGGGCAGACGCGCAACGGCTCCCGCTGCGCGACGCGTCGGTCGATGCCGTCACGTCCATCGCGATGCTGCAGTTGATCCCCGACCCGGCCACCGCGATCGCCGAGATGGTGCGGGTGCTGCGGCCGGGACGGCGCATCGCGGTGATGGTGCCTACCGCGGGGCGCGCCGCCAGCCTGATCCGGCTGCTGCCCAACGGCGGCGCCCACGCGTTCGGCGACGACGAACTCGCCGACACCTTCGAGAGCCTCGGACTGAGCAGCGTGCGCGCCAAGAACACCGGCACCATCCAGTGGGTGCGCGGCGTCAAGGCCGCATGA
- a CDS encoding DUF456 domain-containing protein, which produces MSTGGLALVALAIAVGLVGIIVPILPGGLLVIGAIGVWAFVEGNAIAWVTFAVAAAVYLAAEVIKYTWPVKRMRQAQVRTSVLVAGALAGVVGFFVIPVIGLVIGFVAGVFAAEVVLRPDLRRAWASTVHALKGVALSVGVELAGALLATMAWVIGVVLTV; this is translated from the coding sequence GTGAGCACCGGCGGCCTCGCCCTCGTCGCGCTGGCGATTGCCGTCGGCCTGGTCGGCATCATCGTGCCGATCCTGCCCGGCGGGCTGCTGGTGATCGGAGCCATCGGCGTGTGGGCGTTCGTCGAGGGCAACGCAATCGCCTGGGTGACCTTCGCCGTCGCGGCCGCGGTGTACCTCGCCGCCGAGGTCATCAAGTACACCTGGCCGGTCAAGCGGATGCGGCAGGCTCAGGTGCGCACCTCGGTGCTGGTCGCCGGCGCGCTGGCCGGCGTCGTCGGCTTCTTCGTCATCCCGGTGATCGGACTCGTGATCGGCTTCGTCGCCGGCGTTTTCGCCGCGGAGGTCGTGCTGCGCCCCGACCTGCGACGGGCCTGGGCGTCCACCGTGCACGCCCTCAAGGGGGTCGCGCTGTCGGTCGGCGTCGAGCTGGCCGGTGCCCTGCTGGCGACGATGGCCTGGGTGATCGGCGTCGTACTGACCGTCTGA
- a CDS encoding tyrosine-protein phosphatase — MANGQVSSGQELSGAWNFRDVAEHTGIAPGRFFRASELSKLDEAGRSALTAYGVTDVADLRTLRELERHGAGLVPPGVDIHHLPFVETAATDGEAPHEHAFQRMMTDKPEGTSVADAAAQYMTEEYGRIAAAPLARTAVYRVVQLLGSERRVLAHCFAGKDRTGFTTAVVLEAAGVDRDAIMADYLQSNVAVPQLRESILATIRERAAEAPEILELAEARLTDAVLGVREQYLDMARRTLDDEFGSLRGFLEAAGVTDEDLARLRAALRD; from the coding sequence GTGGCGAACGGTCAGGTCTCGAGCGGCCAGGAACTGTCGGGGGCCTGGAACTTCCGTGACGTCGCCGAGCACACCGGCATCGCACCCGGCCGGTTCTTCCGGGCGAGCGAGCTGTCCAAGCTCGACGAGGCCGGCCGCAGCGCCCTGACCGCCTACGGCGTCACCGACGTCGCGGACCTGCGCACGCTGCGCGAGCTGGAGCGCCACGGCGCCGGACTGGTGCCGCCGGGGGTGGACATCCACCACCTGCCGTTCGTCGAGACCGCCGCCACCGACGGGGAGGCGCCGCACGAGCACGCCTTCCAGCGGATGATGACCGACAAACCCGAGGGTACGTCGGTCGCCGACGCCGCCGCGCAGTACATGACCGAGGAGTACGGACGCATCGCCGCCGCCCCGCTGGCGCGCACGGCCGTCTATCGCGTGGTGCAGCTGCTCGGCTCGGAGCGGCGTGTGCTTGCCCATTGTTTCGCGGGCAAGGACCGCACCGGGTTCACCACCGCGGTGGTGCTGGAGGCCGCCGGCGTGGACCGCGATGCGATCATGGCCGACTATCTGCAGAGCAACGTCGCGGTGCCCCAGCTGCGGGAGAGCATCCTGGCCACGATCCGGGAACGCGCCGCGGAGGCGCCCGAGATCCTCGAACTGGCCGAGGCCCGGCTGACCGACGCGGTGCTCGGGGTGCGCGAACAGTATCTCGATATGGCACGGCGCACGCTGGACGACGAGTTCGGCTCGCTGCGCGGCTTCCTGGAGGCCGCCGGTGTCACCGACGAGGACCTGGCACGGCTGCGCGCCGCGTTGCGCGACTGA
- a CDS encoding acyl-CoA dehydrogenase family protein encodes MDFAMSAKAADYHQRLTDFMTEFVFPAEEAYHRYRAEAGPDDHTVPPVVEELKALAKERGLWNLFLPDESGLSNLEYAPLAELTGWSMEIAPEVTNCAAPDTGNMETLHLFATEEQRAQWLEPLLAGEIRSAFAMTEPAVASSDARNIETTMLRDGDDYVINGRKWWITGAADPRCKILIVMGRTNPDGPSHRQQSMILVPVETPGVDIQRSLPVFGWQDQHGHCEIVFDNVRVPVSNLLDEEGSGFAIAQARLGPGRIHHCMRAIGAAERALALMVDRVQNRIAFGKPLSEQGVVREAIAKSRNEIEQTRLLCQKAAWTIDQHGNKSKDAQLLVAQIKAVAPQMACDVIDRAIQVHGGAGVSDDVPLARLYSWHRAMRLFDGPDEVHMRTIARAELGREKSALAAACTAASRQTDGAAASRQSGPAVTS; translated from the coding sequence ATGGACTTCGCGATGTCAGCCAAGGCGGCCGACTACCACCAGCGGTTGACCGACTTCATGACCGAGTTCGTGTTCCCGGCCGAGGAGGCCTACCACCGCTACCGCGCCGAGGCGGGCCCCGACGACCACACCGTGCCGCCGGTCGTGGAGGAACTCAAGGCGCTGGCCAAGGAACGGGGCCTGTGGAACCTGTTCCTGCCTGACGAGTCCGGGCTGTCCAACCTGGAGTACGCCCCGCTGGCGGAGCTGACCGGCTGGAGCATGGAGATCGCCCCCGAGGTCACCAACTGCGCGGCACCGGACACCGGCAACATGGAGACTCTGCACCTGTTCGCCACCGAGGAGCAGCGCGCGCAGTGGCTGGAACCGCTGTTGGCGGGCGAGATCCGCAGTGCCTTCGCGATGACCGAGCCCGCGGTGGCCTCCAGCGATGCCCGCAACATCGAGACCACCATGCTGCGCGACGGCGACGACTACGTCATCAACGGCCGCAAGTGGTGGATCACCGGGGCAGCGGACCCACGCTGCAAGATCCTCATCGTCATGGGTCGCACGAATCCCGACGGCCCCAGCCACCGTCAGCAGTCGATGATCCTGGTGCCGGTGGAGACCCCGGGCGTGGACATCCAGCGCTCGCTGCCGGTGTTCGGCTGGCAGGACCAGCACGGCCACTGCGAGATCGTGTTCGACAACGTGCGGGTGCCGGTGTCGAACCTGCTCGACGAGGAGGGCAGCGGGTTCGCCATCGCCCAGGCGAGGCTGGGCCCCGGCCGCATCCACCACTGCATGCGAGCGATCGGCGCGGCCGAGCGGGCGCTGGCCCTGATGGTCGACCGGGTGCAGAACCGGATCGCGTTCGGCAAACCGCTCTCCGAGCAGGGCGTGGTCCGTGAGGCGATTGCCAAGTCCCGCAACGAGATCGAACAGACCCGGCTGCTGTGCCAGAAGGCGGCGTGGACCATCGACCAGCACGGCAACAAGAGCAAGGACGCGCAGTTGCTGGTGGCCCAGATCAAGGCCGTCGCGCCACAGATGGCGTGCGACGTCATCGATCGGGCCATCCAGGTGCACGGCGGCGCCGGCGTGTCCGACGACGTCCCGCTGGCGCGGCTGTACAGCTGGCACCGGGCGATGCGGCTGTTCGACGGGCCCGACGAGGTGCACATGCGCACGATCGCGCGGGCGGAGCTGGGGCGGGAGAAGTCCGCGCTGGCGGCGGCGTGCACGGCGGCGAGCCGCCAAACAGACGGCGCGGCGGCGAGCCGCCAATCGGGTCCGGCGGTGACGAGCTAG
- a CDS encoding helix-turn-helix domain-containing protein → MFDSDDLAATQDFFTRAYSKTTITPDRGGSPSTHIERRWYGPVNIDHLDVRFHMSYEAAPMHRICLSQVHTGTIEEDVAGRGRDVLMPGDVALFCQPELPYSGRVCKASYDLTLFDVDLLDRLAGLDGERVQLLGHRPVSQEAEQHIRATLDYVRALVSDGAPVTPLVASTTAAMLAGAVLSAFPNTASRPDSTAVKTDTRPVMLRRAIAFIEDNADSPIVLSDVADSVHVTPRALQYMFKRHLDMTPMAYLRRVRLDHAHHDLVDADPADTTVQHIAARWGFAHTGRFAAMYRQTYGCMPSDTLRY, encoded by the coding sequence GTGTTCGACAGCGACGATCTGGCTGCCACCCAGGACTTCTTCACGCGCGCCTACTCCAAGACGACGATCACGCCTGATCGAGGGGGCTCGCCGTCGACGCACATCGAGCGCCGGTGGTACGGCCCTGTCAACATCGACCACCTCGACGTCCGGTTCCACATGAGCTACGAGGCCGCACCGATGCACCGCATCTGCCTGAGCCAGGTGCACACCGGCACCATCGAGGAGGATGTCGCCGGCCGCGGGCGCGATGTGCTGATGCCCGGCGACGTGGCGTTGTTCTGTCAACCGGAGCTGCCGTACTCGGGGCGGGTGTGCAAAGCCAGCTACGACCTGACACTTTTCGACGTCGATCTGCTCGACAGGCTGGCCGGCCTGGACGGGGAACGCGTGCAGCTGCTCGGCCACCGCCCGGTTTCCCAGGAGGCCGAGCAGCACATCCGTGCCACGCTCGATTACGTCCGTGCGTTGGTGTCCGACGGGGCCCCCGTCACTCCGCTGGTGGCCTCCACCACCGCGGCGATGCTCGCCGGCGCGGTGCTGTCCGCCTTCCCCAACACGGCGTCTCGACCGGACAGCACCGCAGTGAAGACCGACACCCGGCCAGTCATGCTCAGGCGGGCCATCGCGTTCATCGAGGACAACGCGGATTCGCCGATCGTGTTGTCGGACGTCGCCGACAGCGTGCATGTCACCCCCCGCGCGCTGCAGTACATGTTCAAGCGGCACCTGGACATGACGCCGATGGCGTATCTGCGGCGGGTGCGTCTCGACCACGCGCACCACGACCTCGTCGACGCCGACCCCGCCGACACCACCGTGCAGCACATCGCGGCCCGCTGGGGCTTTGCGCACACCGGACGGTTCGCGGCGATGTACCGGCAGACCTACGGGTGCATGCCGTCGGACACGTTGCGGTACTGA
- a CDS encoding GAF and ANTAR domain-containing protein — MVDSMQRRGEDQFEAVMREITATTVESVPGAQYACVTTVDNNHTVSSLAATHQYPIMLDDVQRDVDEGPCLSAAWEHDMVAIEDLSTETRWPRYRDAALPLTPIRSILSFRLFSDGKGLAALNLYAEGAHKFDEESVELGLIFAAHTSVAWNTMRRTEQFRSALASRDVIGQAKGILMERFAIDAFAAFDLLRRLSQESNVKLIDIAEKVVADRRAKD; from the coding sequence ATGGTCGACAGCATGCAGCGGCGCGGCGAAGATCAGTTCGAAGCGGTGATGCGGGAGATCACCGCGACGACCGTCGAGTCCGTTCCCGGCGCTCAATACGCCTGTGTCACGACGGTCGACAACAATCACACCGTCTCTTCGCTGGCCGCGACGCACCAGTACCCCATCATGCTCGACGACGTGCAACGCGACGTCGACGAAGGCCCCTGCCTGTCGGCGGCGTGGGAGCACGACATGGTGGCGATCGAAGATCTCAGCACCGAAACACGCTGGCCCCGGTACCGCGATGCCGCGCTGCCTCTGACGCCCATCCGGTCGATTCTGTCGTTCCGGTTGTTCAGTGACGGGAAGGGCTTGGCTGCGCTCAACCTGTATGCCGAAGGTGCCCACAAATTCGACGAGGAGTCGGTCGAGCTCGGCCTGATCTTCGCCGCCCACACCTCGGTGGCGTGGAACACGATGCGCCGCACGGAGCAGTTTCGCAGCGCGCTGGCCAGCCGGGATGTCATCGGTCAGGCCAAGGGCATCCTGATGGAACGTTTCGCCATCGACGCATTCGCCGCGTTCGACCTGCTGCGGCGGCTATCCCAGGAATCCAACGTCAAGCTCATCGACATCGCCGAGAAGGTCGTCGCCGACCGCCGCGCCAAGGACTGA